One Nitrospinota bacterium genomic region harbors:
- a CDS encoding DUF4149 domain-containing protein — protein MSYLARALHLLSVSIWLGTVTFFSFVAAPIIFRTLPQQQAGDVVGALLPVYYWTGHILGAVALVSLLAAVGFSGGWTLRTGTMGALLVVMLAANLYAGFVVQPKVHQAKAEMRAAASGPSIAPSLLLKVAFNRLHAQSVQLNAVVLVGGLFVLFLSAIAIEF, from the coding sequence TTGAGCTATCTGGCGAGGGCGCTCCACCTTTTGAGCGTGAGCATCTGGCTCGGTACTGTGACCTTCTTCTCCTTCGTGGCTGCTCCGATCATTTTTCGCACGCTACCCCAACAACAGGCCGGAGATGTGGTGGGCGCACTCCTGCCGGTCTATTACTGGACGGGCCACATCTTAGGGGCCGTGGCACTCGTGTCGCTGCTTGCCGCCGTCGGCTTCTCAGGAGGCTGGACGTTACGCACCGGCACAATGGGCGCCCTGCTGGTCGTCATGCTTGCGGCCAACCTCTACGCCGGCTTCGTCGTTCAACCGAAGGTGCATCAGGCGAAAGCCGAGATGCGCGCCGCTGCATCCGGCCCCTCCATCGCACCGTCGCTGTTGCTCAAGGTGGCCTTCAACCGCCTCCACGCCCAAAGCGTCCAGCTCAACGCCGTCGTGCTGGTCGGCGGGCTCTTCGTCCTGTTTCTGTCGGCCATCGCCATAGAATTTTGA
- a CDS encoding beta-ketoacyl-[acyl-carrier-protein] synthase family protein, whose protein sequence is MSEGRPRRVVITGVGAVTPLGNDWPTTWSGIVSGASGVGPITLFDASTFPASIAAEVKDFDPVPYLPHKKYSKFVNRLTTFGLAAARQAVDDAKLNPAALEPTRFGVVMGAGQEKYNLPELAEFVRLFGQTHSVDYAALGAQGWRVANPNNLIKSQLNLTASLLAIAYNALGLNLTVHSACASSQAIGDAFNIIRRGDLDLAISGGVDSMIDEVSLTGFCLLQTLSTRNDEPTRASRPFDLHRDGFVLGEGAGIVVIEALEHALARGAPIRAEVLGYGSSSNAYRITDIPPDGSGAVVSMRLSLEDAGIPPHAVDYVNAHGTSTRMNDSSETRALRTVFGGHADRLPVSSTKSQIGHLISAAGAVELLACLSAIEEGIAPPTINYETPDPECDLDYVPNVARPQPIATALSNSFGFGGSNCTLIIGKFRP, encoded by the coding sequence GTGAGCGAAGGGCGCCCTCGTCGGGTGGTCATCACTGGGGTCGGGGCGGTCACCCCCCTAGGCAACGATTGGCCCACCACCTGGTCAGGCATAGTCAGCGGGGCCAGCGGGGTCGGCCCCATCACCCTCTTCGACGCCTCCACCTTCCCCGCGTCCATTGCGGCCGAGGTGAAAGACTTCGACCCCGTGCCATACCTGCCCCACAAAAAATACTCCAAGTTCGTCAACCGCCTCACCACCTTCGGCTTGGCGGCGGCCCGCCAGGCCGTCGACGACGCCAAGCTCAACCCCGCCGCCCTAGAGCCGACCCGCTTCGGGGTCGTCATGGGAGCCGGCCAGGAGAAGTACAACCTGCCCGAACTGGCTGAGTTCGTCCGGCTCTTCGGCCAGACCCACAGCGTGGACTACGCGGCGCTCGGCGCCCAAGGCTGGCGGGTGGCCAACCCCAACAACCTTATCAAAAGCCAGCTCAACCTGACCGCCAGCCTGTTGGCTATCGCATACAACGCCTTGGGCCTCAACCTGACCGTCCATTCAGCCTGCGCCTCTAGCCAGGCCATTGGGGACGCCTTCAACATCATCCGCCGGGGCGACCTCGACCTGGCCATCTCCGGCGGTGTCGACTCCATGATCGACGAGGTCTCCCTCACCGGCTTCTGCCTCCTTCAGACCCTCTCGACCCGCAACGACGAGCCGACCCGCGCGAGCAGGCCCTTCGACCTCCACCGAGACGGATTCGTCCTAGGCGAGGGGGCGGGCATCGTGGTCATCGAGGCATTGGAGCACGCCCTGGCCCGAGGGGCGCCCATACGCGCCGAAGTCCTCGGCTACGGCTCCTCTTCCAACGCCTACCGCATAACCGACATCCCTCCCGACGGCTCAGGCGCGGTCGTCTCCATGCGCTTGAGCCTGGAGGACGCCGGCATTCCCCCTCATGCTGTGGACTACGTAAACGCCCACGGCACCTCGACCCGGATGAACGACTCCTCCGAAACCCGGGCCTTGAGGACCGTCTTCGGGGGGCACGCCGACCGCCTGCCCGTCTCCTCGACCAAGAGCCAGATCGGACACCTCATCTCCGCCGCAGGGGCTGTGGAGCTGCTTGCGTGCCTTTCGGCCATCGAGGAAGGGATAGCGCCGCCCACCATCAACTACGAGACCCCCGACCCGGAGTGCGACCTCGACTACGTGCCCAACGTCGCCAGGCCCCAGCCCATCGCCACGGCGCTTTCCAACTCATTCGGCTTCGGCGGCTCCAACTGCACCCTCATCATCGGGAAATTCCGCCCGTAA
- a CDS encoding acyl carrier protein encodes MDRDQVFDEMRAIIVEALGVDEEEVELKTRLIEELDAESLDFLDIVFRMERSFGIKIPRGEIERNARGGLSDEEFEKDGMITSEGLEALRGVMPEIDPIHFKDGLAAKDIPRLFTVETFYNIVLVKLNERGRL; translated from the coding sequence ATGGATAGAGACCAGGTCTTTGATGAGATGAGGGCGATTATCGTAGAAGCCCTTGGGGTGGACGAAGAGGAGGTGGAGCTTAAGACCCGGCTGATCGAAGAGCTGGACGCCGAGAGCCTTGATTTTCTGGATATCGTCTTTCGAATGGAGCGGTCCTTCGGCATCAAGATTCCGCGGGGCGAAATCGAGCGGAACGCCCGAGGGGGGCTCTCCGATGAGGAGTTCGAGAAGGACGGGATGATCACATCCGAGGGCTTAGAGGCCCTCCGAGGTGTCATGCCCGAAATCGACCCCATCCACTTCAAGGACGGCCTGGCGGCCAAGGACATCCCAAGGCTCTTCACAGTGGAGACCTTCTACAACATTGTCCTGGTGAAGCTAAACGAGCGAGGACGCCTCTAG
- the fabG gene encoding 3-oxoacyl-ACP reductase FabG has protein sequence MGRLAGRAVLVTGGSRGIGRSCVELAAVEGARVAFTYRADTIAAEATVAAVRASGAECLAIMADGTDRSQVESAVEAAIEAFDRIDVLVNNAGIIRDQLLLAMEPDDWEDVLSTNLGGAYNFTQVVAEPMILQKAGRIINLSSAAASRGGRGQTNYAASKGAIEAFTRACAVELAPKGITVNAVAPGMIETDMSREARSIGGDKILKDIALRRFGMPEEVARVVVFLASDEASYITGQVIHVDGGLRL, from the coding sequence ATGGGACGACTGGCGGGGCGGGCGGTTCTAGTCACCGGCGGCTCCAGAGGCATTGGCCGGTCCTGCGTAGAGTTGGCTGCCGTCGAGGGGGCCCGGGTGGCCTTTACCTACCGGGCCGACACAATTGCTGCTGAGGCGACCGTCGCGGCAGTTCGGGCATCGGGGGCCGAGTGCCTCGCCATTATGGCCGATGGCACCGACAGGTCCCAGGTCGAGTCCGCCGTAGAAGCGGCCATTGAGGCCTTCGATAGGATCGACGTCCTCGTCAACAACGCTGGGATCATTCGAGACCAGCTCTTGTTGGCGATGGAGCCGGATGATTGGGAGGACGTGCTGTCCACCAACTTGGGAGGAGCCTACAACTTCACCCAGGTGGTGGCTGAACCCATGATCCTCCAGAAGGCCGGTCGCATCATCAACCTCTCCTCGGCCGCCGCCTCTCGTGGTGGTCGGGGTCAGACGAATTACGCAGCCAGTAAGGGAGCCATCGAGGCTTTCACCAGGGCCTGCGCAGTAGAGCTTGCGCCCAAGGGCATCACGGTCAACGCCGTGGCGCCGGGCATGATCGAAACCGACATGAGCCGTGAGGCTCGAAGCATCGGGGGTGACAAAATACTCAAGGACATTGCTCTTAGGCGCTTTGGAATGCCAGAGGAGGTGGCCCGTGTGGTCGTCTTTCTCGCCTCAGACGAGGCCAGTTACATCACCGGCCAGGTGATTCACGTCGACGGAGGGCTGCGCCTCTAG
- a CDS encoding D-alanine--D-alanine ligase: MAASRLRVAVLFGGRSGEHEVSLSSARSVIAALNPAKYEIIPIGITPAGRWFAEGDPLEALASGESPDPEGLTLIPGDPTVKGLLTLAGADHKSTTIPIDVVFPVLHGPYGEDGTVQGLLELAGLPYVGGGVTASAAGMDKAIMKACFAAAGLPLLPSREYKRKRWEAERVEILDEVEAAFDYPIFVKPTNLGSSVGISKAKDRPGLEQAIDVAAQYDRKLIIEQGIECRELECSVLGNDEPIASVVGEVITTREFYDYEAKYFPGGCELIIPAEIDEAVDETVRDYALRAFIAVDCAGLGRVDMLMERATGQVYVNEINTIPGFTATSAYPKLFEAAGIGYGELVDRLIELALERHADKARSKTTFRPGEDA, from the coding sequence ATGGCAGCGTCGAGACTCCGGGTGGCGGTCCTCTTTGGCGGCCGCTCGGGCGAGCATGAGGTCAGCCTGTCCAGCGCCCGCTCCGTCATCGCCGCCCTCAATCCAGCCAAGTACGAGATCATCCCTATTGGCATCACTCCGGCGGGTCGCTGGTTCGCCGAAGGAGATCCCCTGGAGGCGTTGGCGAGCGGGGAGTCGCCAGACCCAGAGGGGTTGACCCTCATACCCGGGGACCCGACCGTTAAGGGCCTTTTAACACTTGCGGGCGCCGACCACAAATCTACGACCATCCCCATCGACGTTGTTTTTCCCGTCCTCCACGGCCCCTATGGCGAGGACGGCACGGTCCAGGGCCTGCTGGAGCTGGCCGGCCTGCCCTATGTCGGGGGCGGGGTGACCGCCAGCGCCGCAGGGATGGATAAGGCCATTATGAAGGCCTGCTTCGCCGCTGCGGGCCTTCCACTCCTGCCGTCCCGGGAGTACAAGCGGAAGCGCTGGGAGGCCGAGCGGGTGGAGATACTCGACGAGGTGGAAGCTGCCTTCGACTACCCCATCTTCGTCAAGCCGACCAACCTGGGAAGCTCCGTGGGGATCTCCAAGGCCAAGGACCGGCCGGGCCTCGAGCAGGCCATTGACGTGGCCGCCCAGTACGATAGGAAGCTCATCATCGAGCAGGGCATCGAGTGCCGGGAGCTGGAGTGCAGCGTCCTTGGAAATGACGAGCCGATTGCCAGCGTGGTCGGGGAGGTTATCACCACCCGGGAGTTCTACGACTACGAGGCCAAATACTTCCCTGGCGGGTGCGAGCTCATCATCCCGGCCGAGATTGATGAGGCGGTGGACGAAACGGTGCGGGATTACGCTCTCAGGGCCTTCATCGCCGTCGATTGCGCGGGGCTCGGTCGGGTCGACATGCTCATGGAGCGGGCTACGGGTCAGGTCTACGTCAACGAAATCAACACAATTCCCGGCTTTACGGCCACCAGCGCATACCCCAAGCTCTTTGAAGCGGCCGGCATCGGCTACGGTGAGCTAGTCGACCGTCTCATTGAGCTCGCCCTGGAACGCCACGCCGACAAGGCCCGCTCCAAGACGACCTTCCGTCCGGGGGAGGACGCTTAG
- a CDS encoding M20/M25/M40 family metallo-hydrolase — protein sequence MAVELALKHLKKNRRAFVQDLANFVAFPSVSTDPDYEESLTLCRLFLEEHLRQLGLSAHVLETGGIPALFAEAPGPPDSPTVLIYGHYDVQPARLEDGWDSDPFTLTEADGRWFARGVSDNKGPAMALIKAVECCLEGEGLPVGVKFLIEGEEEIASKNLEGCLVRHKELLRADSVLISDSMWVAPGTPSLCYALRGIVYAYITVAGPAVDIHSGVHGGVVANPHVRLSHLLATIAKPDGSVAIDGFYDQVRPLSEAEREQFAQVPLDVAAYRERLGVESLLVEDKVEVLARRWAEPTFEVHGITGGYTGPGAKTIVPAFAEAKVSMRLVPDQEPEVLIAALVDHVARNCPEATIQLDSAAPPFVAETTGPHYQAARNAMRVGFGADPLLIREGGSIPAALLLKEHLDAPVVLIPICAADDNPHSPNEKFEAAHFEGGIRTFIAYLHELASTIRA from the coding sequence TTGGCCGTGGAGCTCGCCCTCAAGCACCTTAAGAAGAATCGCCGGGCATTCGTCCAAGACCTCGCAAATTTCGTCGCCTTCCCATCCGTCTCGACCGACCCGGACTACGAGGAATCGCTCACCCTCTGTCGCCTCTTCCTGGAAGAACACCTCCGCCAGCTGGGTCTGTCCGCCCACGTGCTCGAGACCGGCGGAATCCCTGCGCTTTTCGCCGAGGCCCCGGGCCCCCCTGACTCACCGACGGTCCTCATCTACGGCCACTACGACGTCCAGCCCGCCCGGCTCGAGGACGGCTGGGACTCAGACCCCTTCACCCTCACCGAAGCCGACGGACGGTGGTTCGCCCGAGGGGTGAGCGACAACAAGGGCCCGGCCATGGCTTTGATCAAGGCCGTTGAGTGCTGTCTTGAGGGGGAGGGGCTGCCGGTTGGGGTGAAGTTCCTCATCGAGGGGGAGGAGGAGATTGCCTCGAAGAACCTGGAAGGGTGCCTCGTCAGGCACAAGGAGCTCCTGCGGGCAGACAGTGTCCTCATTTCCGACAGTATGTGGGTGGCTCCTGGGACCCCGTCGCTCTGCTACGCACTTAGGGGGATCGTCTACGCTTACATCACCGTCGCCGGCCCCGCTGTCGATATCCACTCGGGCGTTCACGGAGGCGTGGTGGCCAACCCGCACGTGCGGCTCTCCCATCTGCTGGCTACCATCGCCAAACCCGACGGCTCGGTGGCCATCGACGGCTTCTACGACCAGGTCCGCCCCCTCAGCGAGGCCGAGCGGGAGCAATTCGCTCAGGTGCCTCTCGATGTGGCGGCCTACCGGGAGCGGCTCGGTGTGGAATCACTTCTCGTTGAGGATAAAGTTGAGGTGCTCGCACGCCGATGGGCCGAGCCCACCTTTGAGGTCCACGGCATCACCGGCGGCTATACGGGCCCCGGGGCCAAGACAATCGTCCCAGCCTTCGCTGAGGCCAAGGTGAGCATGCGCCTGGTGCCGGACCAGGAACCTGAAGTCCTCATCGCCGCCCTGGTGGACCACGTGGCCCGCAATTGCCCTGAGGCTACCATCCAGCTCGACAGTGCCGCCCCTCCCTTCGTGGCTGAAACGACCGGCCCTCACTACCAGGCCGCCCGCAACGCCATGAGGGTAGGATTCGGCGCCGATCCGCTCTTGATTCGCGAGGGCGGCTCTATCCCGGCGGCACTCTTGCTCAAGGAGCACCTCGACGCCCCTGTCGTGCTGATCCCAATATGTGCGGCCGACGACAACCCACACTCGCCCAACGAAAAATTTGAGGCCGCCCACTTCGAAGGCGGCATCCGGACCTTCATCGCATACCTGCACGAGCTGGCTAGCACAATCCGGGCCTAA
- a CDS encoding MBL fold metallo-hydrolase: MFLKATEVGPEQNFCFLLGCKKTGIGAIVDPSLKVPEILELADREALRVQNILLTHAHGDHCSGVPELVQATGAKIFVHVAEAERFQKPGQYEVVELEDGDTIPLGDVRLEVIHTPGHTPGGVSFYHAPTKQVLTGDALFVGYCGRADFPESDPQALWRSLQRLATLPDDTVVWPGHNYGVTPTSTIGEQKATNPYYQCASMEEFVELRLYGTVE, encoded by the coding sequence ATGTTCCTGAAAGCCACCGAGGTCGGCCCCGAACAGAACTTCTGCTTCCTGCTGGGCTGCAAGAAGACGGGCATCGGGGCGATAGTGGACCCGTCTTTGAAGGTTCCCGAAATCCTCGAGCTTGCCGACCGGGAAGCCCTCCGGGTTCAAAACATCCTTCTCACCCACGCACACGGCGACCATTGCTCCGGCGTGCCCGAGCTCGTGCAGGCAACGGGCGCCAAGATATTCGTACACGTAGCCGAGGCCGAGCGGTTCCAAAAGCCCGGACAATACGAGGTTGTTGAGCTTGAGGATGGCGACACCATTCCGCTTGGGGATGTGCGCCTGGAGGTCATCCACACCCCGGGCCACACGCCCGGCGGGGTGAGCTTCTATCACGCCCCGACCAAACAGGTGCTGACCGGCGACGCTCTCTTCGTGGGCTACTGCGGTCGGGCCGATTTTCCAGAGAGCGACCCTCAGGCGCTCTGGCGGAGCCTCCAGCGTCTGGCCACTCTGCCGGATGATACCGTGGTCTGGCCCGGCCACAACTACGGGGTCACACCCACTTCGACCATCGGGGAGCAAAAAGCCACCAACCCATATTACCAATGCGCCTCGATGGAGGAGTTTGTGGAGCTGAGGCTGTACGGTACTGTGGAGTAA
- a CDS encoding thioesterase family protein encodes MELEPGLEAEITITVGEDDLATAFGNEGVPVFATPALLSYFESTCRKAVEGALPEGSLTVGTWAEMKHMAATPPGMKVTFKARLTEVDRRRLLFEVEAHDEAEKIGEGNHERYYLDAAKFLEKAKEKAGRQD; translated from the coding sequence ATGGAGCTCGAGCCTGGCCTGGAGGCCGAGATTACCATTACGGTTGGCGAGGATGACCTCGCCACAGCCTTCGGAAACGAAGGGGTGCCGGTCTTCGCCACCCCGGCGCTGCTTAGCTACTTCGAGTCGACCTGCCGCAAGGCGGTTGAGGGGGCTCTACCGGAGGGCAGCCTCACGGTGGGCACATGGGCCGAGATGAAGCACATGGCCGCCACCCCGCCGGGGATGAAGGTGACATTCAAGGCGAGGCTCACCGAGGTCGACCGCCGCCGGCTCCTCTTTGAGGTCGAGGCCCACGACGAGGCGGAGAAGATCGGCGAGGGAAATCACGAGCGCTACTACCTCGACGCCGCGAAATTCCTCGAAAAGGCGAAGGAGAAGGCGGGCAGGCAGGACTGA
- a CDS encoding uracil-DNA glycosylase — protein MGGMGAADDLAGIAAEVVACERCPRLRAHCLEIARKKRRAYAEEDYWGRPVPGFGDASARLVVVGLAPAAHGANRTGRLFTGDSSGDWLWRALHVSSFASQPLGRYRGDGLALTGCYVTAAARCAPPGNRPDASELAACRPYLARELRLLTNAVVYLALGRIAFEAILATLPELGLGPLPARGAFRHARLWTLAAGGRSLLASYHPSRQNTQTGRLTRRMFHAVFRRARKFITENR, from the coding sequence ATGGGCGGCATGGGGGCTGCGGACGACTTAGCGGGGATCGCCGCCGAGGTGGTCGCCTGCGAGCGGTGCCCGCGGCTTAGGGCCCACTGCCTGGAGATCGCTCGAAAAAAGAGGCGGGCCTACGCCGAGGAAGATTACTGGGGCCGGCCCGTTCCGGGCTTCGGGGACGCCTCGGCTCGGCTGGTCGTGGTGGGGCTCGCCCCGGCCGCCCACGGGGCCAACCGCACCGGACGGCTCTTTACGGGCGACAGCTCGGGCGACTGGCTCTGGCGGGCCTTGCACGTCTCCAGCTTCGCCTCCCAGCCCTTGGGCCGCTATCGAGGCGACGGCCTGGCGCTGACGGGCTGCTACGTGACGGCGGCGGCCCGATGCGCGCCTCCTGGCAACCGACCCGATGCCTCCGAGCTCGCCGCCTGCCGACCATACCTGGCCCGTGAGCTACGGCTCCTGACAAACGCCGTCGTTTACCTGGCCCTGGGTCGGATCGCCTTTGAGGCCATCCTTGCCACCCTTCCCGAGCTCGGCCTGGGCCCGCTGCCCGCCAGGGGCGCTTTTCGCCACGCCAGGCTCTGGACGCTCGCGGCCGGGGGCCGGAGTCTCCTCGCCTCCTACCACCCGAGCCGCCAGAACACCCAGACGGGCCGCCTCACCCGACGGATGTTCCACGCCGTATTCCGGCGGGCGCGAAAGTTCATCACGGAAAATCGTTAG
- the trmB gene encoding tRNA (guanosine(46)-N7)-methyltransferase TrmB: MSAPITIAPKDLEIRLRDLPRPWSWEEIFGDGRPVEVEVGTGNGTFLVDAALRSPDRAFLGIEVVGKFFAKAVRRVARKGAGNVRMVYADAAYVVSHCIPSASVAAYHVYFPEPWPKKRHAKRRLFQPDVVARLTETLEPGGYLLVVTDVTDYLEAIEELLGAEARLERLEELTPPLASARGRIITSYEKKYRAEGRSIHYAAWRRRPKGRGEAEAPRKVAPLTIPKEEPMPHIVVERPLKLPDYIASFQPLAHQEGDTVSKATEAYLSSSGTAALLKALVVEEGLAQKFFVLVSEKPGQATVRLLRLTDPEKTRGVKRLIALVAKDMVERSPGAAYGATNIEPFLFEEARGEGR; this comes from the coding sequence ATGTCGGCCCCTATTACTATAGCCCCGAAGGATTTGGAGATACGGCTCCGCGACCTGCCCAGGCCCTGGAGTTGGGAGGAGATCTTCGGTGACGGGCGGCCAGTGGAGGTGGAGGTCGGCACGGGCAACGGGACGTTTCTGGTGGACGCGGCATTGCGGAGTCCTGATCGAGCCTTCCTGGGGATCGAGGTCGTCGGGAAGTTCTTTGCCAAGGCCGTCCGAAGGGTCGCCCGAAAGGGGGCGGGCAACGTCCGCATGGTGTACGCCGATGCGGCCTACGTCGTAAGCCATTGCATCCCGTCCGCCTCGGTGGCCGCCTACCACGTCTACTTCCCCGAGCCCTGGCCCAAGAAACGCCACGCCAAGCGCCGGCTATTTCAGCCGGACGTGGTGGCGCGCCTGACCGAGACCCTCGAGCCGGGCGGCTACCTCTTGGTGGTCACCGACGTGACCGACTACCTCGAGGCCATTGAGGAACTCCTCGGAGCTGAAGCCCGCCTCGAACGGCTGGAGGAGCTCACCCCGCCGCTGGCCAGCGCGCGGGGCCGGATCATAACGAGCTACGAGAAGAAGTATCGTGCCGAGGGCCGGTCCATCCACTACGCCGCCTGGCGGCGGCGCCCCAAGGGCCGAGGGGAGGCAGAAGCCCCCCGCAAAGTCGCTCCCCTCACGATTCCCAAGGAGGAGCCCATGCCGCACATCGTCGTTGAGCGTCCCTTGAAGCTGCCGGATTACATAGCGAGCTTCCAGCCCCTCGCCCACCAGGAGGGCGATACCGTCTCCAAGGCCACGGAGGCCTACTTGAGCAGCTCGGGCACCGCCGCTTTGCTAAAAGCCCTGGTCGTCGAGGAGGGGCTGGCGCAGAAGTTCTTCGTCCTGGTGAGCGAGAAGCCGGGCCAGGCCACCGTACGGCTGCTTCGCCTGACAGACCCGGAGAAGACCCGGGGCGTCAAGCGCCTGATTGCGCTCGTGGCCAAGGACATGGTGGAGCGCTCCCCCGGCGCCGCCTACGGCGCCACCAACATCGAGCCGTTTCTCTTTGAAGAGGCACGAGGGGAAGGAAGATAG
- a CDS encoding methionine synthase — MSRAKLEALGLKIPILPTTSVGSFPKPDYLKKARIQFARGEIDRKELRTLEEKATAFWIETQEELDIDVVVDGEMYRGDMVAYFAETLDGFTLGGLVRSYGNRYYKKPIITGPVGWPGPVTVDWWRFAQERTERPVKGMLTGPYTIMDWSFNEYYPSRADATLALAKEIRKEVEALAEAGAKIIQVDEPAVSTRPEEMPLAVEALEIVTRDMPVYFITHICYGAFEFIYPGMLDLPVDNFDLEMSNSELDLLELFVRHPFTKDFSFGCLDVHSRKIEKPETVEERLKRVLECLPAEQVWIDPDCGLKTRTVEEAIEKLRVMVDRARTLRATLSG; from the coding sequence ATGAGTCGCGCCAAGCTGGAGGCCCTTGGGCTCAAGATTCCGATTTTGCCGACGACATCGGTCGGGAGCTTTCCCAAGCCCGATTACCTCAAGAAAGCCCGTATCCAATTCGCCCGTGGGGAGATCGACCGGAAGGAGCTTCGGACCCTCGAAGAGAAGGCCACGGCCTTTTGGATCGAGACCCAGGAGGAGCTTGACATCGATGTGGTCGTCGACGGGGAGATGTACCGGGGCGACATGGTGGCCTACTTCGCCGAGACCCTCGACGGCTTCACCTTGGGGGGGCTCGTCCGCTCATACGGCAACCGGTATTACAAGAAGCCCATCATCACGGGGCCTGTCGGGTGGCCCGGGCCCGTCACCGTAGATTGGTGGCGATTCGCCCAGGAGAGGACAGAGCGGCCGGTCAAGGGCATGCTCACGGGGCCCTACACCATCATGGACTGGTCCTTCAACGAATACTACCCGAGCCGGGCTGACGCCACCCTGGCGCTCGCCAAGGAGATTCGCAAGGAGGTCGAAGCGCTCGCCGAGGCGGGAGCCAAGATCATTCAGGTTGACGAGCCGGCCGTCAGCACCCGACCCGAGGAGATGCCCCTGGCCGTCGAGGCCCTGGAGATCGTCACCCGGGATATGCCCGTCTACTTTATCACCCACATCTGCTACGGAGCCTTCGAGTTCATCTACCCCGGCATGCTCGACCTACCCGTGGACAACTTCGACCTCGAGATGTCAAACAGCGAGCTCGACCTCTTGGAGCTTTTCGTTCGGCACCCCTTTACGAAGGACTTCTCCTTCGGCTGCCTCGATGTCCACAGCCGCAAGATCGAGAAGCCTGAAACGGTGGAGGAGCGGCTCAAGCGGGTTTTGGAGTGTCTGCCTGCAGAACAGGTCTGGATTGATCCCGACTGCGGGCTCAAGACCCGCACCGTGGAGGAGGCGATCGAGAAGCTGCGGGTCATGGTGGATCGGGCCCGGACCTTGCGGGCGACCCTCTCCGGGTGA
- a CDS encoding CPBP family intramembrane metalloprotease, with translation MARTRDRLRGTSTHRNSVSPSTDRPPRRSLSSALAFTVGQLILGSLLLAIAAAWARWRALPLAIALLPTSAGLAAGLAASLPACGALLVLAGPRARRWPGVARLQETFALIRNLLSPVAWWQILLIAGMAGLSEEVLFRGVIQAEMGLVAAAALFGLCHPLSTGYVVYAALLGLYLGLVAKASGGLVAPVVAHAVYDAVGLWYLTRRWVHQEASGPEESSLV, from the coding sequence GTGGCACGAACGCGAGACCGGCTTCGGGGGACGTCAACCCATCGAAACTCTGTGAGCCCGTCGACCGACCGCCCTCCGAGAAGATCCTTAAGCAGCGCGCTGGCATTTACCGTCGGGCAGCTGATCCTCGGCAGCCTCCTGCTCGCCATTGCGGCGGCGTGGGCGCGCTGGCGAGCGCTCCCGCTGGCCATAGCCCTTCTGCCCACCTCAGCCGGCCTGGCGGCGGGGCTGGCGGCAAGCCTCCCTGCATGTGGGGCCCTTCTGGTGCTCGCGGGCCCGAGGGCCCGTAGATGGCCCGGCGTGGCCCGCCTCCAGGAGACCTTCGCCCTAATCCGCAACCTGTTGAGCCCCGTGGCCTGGTGGCAGATACTACTAATCGCAGGGATGGCGGGGCTCAGCGAAGAGGTTCTCTTCCGGGGCGTAATTCAGGCGGAGATGGGGCTGGTCGCGGCTGCGGCGCTCTTCGGCCTCTGCCACCCGCTGAGCACGGGCTACGTCGTCTATGCCGCCTTACTGGGTCTTTACCTGGGGCTTGTGGCCAAGGCCAGCGGGGGGCTCGTGGCCCCCGTGGTCGCCCATGCCGTCTACGACGCAGTCGGGCTCTGGTATCTCACCCGCCGCTGGGTGCATCAGGAAGCGTCAGGGCCTGAGGAGTCTTCCTTGGTATGA
- a CDS encoding DUF2203 domain-containing protein — translation MTQHFTVEQANALIPTLEALVQRLQDQEIHMSSEYAEIEGLREMVRTNGGHARGGPYLSEMARFASLIEELHGHGCLLKDISKGLLDFPALKDGREVYLCWMLGEESVEWWHERETGFGGRQPIETL, via the coding sequence ATGACGCAGCACTTTACCGTCGAGCAAGCTAACGCCCTCATACCCACCCTGGAGGCTCTCGTGCAGCGACTTCAAGACCAGGAAATCCATATGAGCTCGGAGTACGCCGAGATCGAAGGTCTGCGAGAGATGGTCCGCACAAACGGAGGCCACGCCCGCGGTGGGCCATACCTATCCGAGATGGCCCGCTTCGCCAGCCTCATCGAAGAGCTACACGGCCACGGGTGCCTGCTCAAGGACATTTCCAAGGGCTTGCTCGATTTCCCCGCCTTGAAAGATGGCCGCGAAGTCTACCTCTGCTGGATGTTGGGCGAGGAGTCTGTTGAGTGGTGGCACGAACGCGAGACCGGCTTCGGGGGACGTCAACCCATCGAAACTCTGTGA